Part of the Cellulomonas hominis genome, CAGCTCGCGGGCCTTCACGGGGAACCGGCCCATCGAGATGTACGTGTCCGCGAGGTTGTTCAGCGCCGCGGCCAGGCCCTCGGTGTCGTCGAGCTCGCGCCGGATCGCCAGCGACCGCTCCAGGAACTCCAGGGCGGACACGTTGTCGCCGAACCCGTTGTAGACGGCGGCGAGGCCCTGCAGGACCCGCCCCTCCCAGGAGCGCAGGGCGGCGGTCGTGCTCAGCTCGAGGGCGCGCTCCATCGAGGCGAGTGCGCGCGCGTCGTCACCGAGGAGGTGGTGCGCCCAGCCGCCGTTGTACTCGAGCTCGATCTCCACCGGCACGGCACCCTCGGCGCGGGCCCGCGCCAGCAGGTCGGGCAGCGCCGCGACGCACAGGGCGGGTGCGGCGTCGCAGAGCCGGTCGATCCGGTCGAGCTCCGAGCGCCAGCCGGACGGATCGCCCGCCTGCGCCGCCCGGGCAGTCGTCATACCGGTGGTATCGGGTACTTGCGCGGCGCCCTGGAGGCATCGATCGGGTGAAGTCCGCACGGCGGACGGATGACGCCCGCCCGTCGGGACGGCGGCGCGGCGGGCCGGATGGGTGACGCGACAGGTACCGGGCCGCCGGGGGAACGGCGACGGGCCCGCACCGAGGGGACTGCTCCCCGGCGCGGGGCCCGTGCGGGCGTCGTCAGGCGATCGTCGCGACCGACTGCCGCGCGATCTCCAGCTCCTCGTTCGTCGGGATCACCAGCACGGTGACCTCGGCGCCGTCGGGGGAGATGACGGTCGGCTGCTTCTTGCGGCCGGCGTTGCGCTCCGGGTCGACCTGGATGCCGAGGCGCTCCAGGCCCTGCAGGGCGTTGAGGCGGACGATGTCGTCGTTCTCGCCGATCCCGGCGGTGAAGGTGATGACGTCCACGTGGCCGAGCTCGGCGTAGTACTTGCCGACGTAGCCCTTGATCCGGTGGTAGTAGACGTCGAGGGCGGTCTTCACGCGCTCGTCGCCCGCGGCCACCGCGTCGTGCACGTCGCGCATGTCGGTGTAGCCCGACAGGCCGAGCATCCCGGACTTCCGGTTGAGCAGCTCGTCCAGGTCGTCGATCGAGTAGCCGCCGACGCGCGCCAGGTGGAACAGCACGGCCGGGTCGATGTCGCCGGAGCGGGTGCCCATGACCAGGCCCTCCAGCGGGGTCAGGCCCATGGAGGTGTCGATGCACGCGCCGCCGCGGACGGCCGACGCCGAGGCGCCGTTGCCGAGGTGCAGCACGATCGTGTTGAGCTCCTCGACCGGGCGGCCGAGGTACTCCGCGGTCGCGCGGGACACGTACAGGTGCGACGTGCCGTGCGCGCCGTAGCGGCGGATCTTGTACTGCTGCGCGACCTCCTGGTCGATCGCGTACGTGTACGCGGCCGGGGGCATCGTGCGGTGGAACGCGGTGTCGAAGACCGCGACGTGCGGCACGTTGGGGAACGCGTGGCGCGCGGCCTTCACGCCCTCGACGTTCGCCGGGTTGTGCAGCGGCGCGAGCGGGGACAGGGCGTCGATCTGCGCGAGCACCTCGTCGTCGATGACCGCCGGGCCGTCGAAGACGTCGCCGCCCTGGACGATGCGGTGGCCGACCGCGGTGAGGTCCTCCTCGCGGATCTGCGGGCCCTGCTGCTCGAACAGGTCGAGCACGAGGCGCATGCCGGTCTCGTGGTCCGGGACGGCCTGCTCGAGCACCGTCTCGCCCGAGGGGCCCTCGTGCTTGACCTTGCCGACCTCGAGGCCGATGCGCTCGACGATGCCGGAGGCCAGCGCGTCGCCGCTGGTGACGTCGACCAGCTGGTACTTGATCGACGAGGAGCCGGAGTTGATGACGAGGACGTGGTTCACTTCGAGCCTTCCGGGGTCGCGCCCATGGCCTGGGCCTGGATCGCCGTGATGGCGACGGTGTTGACGATGTCCTGCACCAGGGCGCCCCGGGACAGGTCGTTGACGGGCTTGCGCAGGCCCTGCAGGACCGGGCCGACGGCCACGGCGCCGGCGGAGCGCTGCACGGCCTTGTAGGTGTTGTTGCCGGTGTTGAGGTCCGGGAACACGAAGACGGTCGCGCGGCCGGCGACGTCGGAGTCGGGCATCTTGGTCTTCGCCACCGAGGCGTCCACGGCGGCGTCGTACTGGATCGGGCCCTCGACGTTGAGGTCGGGGCGGCGCTCGCGCACCAGCTCGGTGGCGGTGCGGACCTTGTCCACGTCCGCGCCCGAGCCCGACATGCCGGTCGAGTAGGACAGCATCGCGATCCGCGGCTCGATGCCGAACTGCGCGGCGGTCGCGGCCGACGAGATCGCGATGTCCGCGAGCTGCTCCGCCGTCGGGTCCGGGTTCACGGCGCAGTCGCCGTAGACGAGGACGCGGTCCTCGAGGCACATGAGGAACACCGAGGACACCACCGAGGTGCCGGGCACCGTCTTGATGATCTCGAACGACGGCTTGATGGTGTGCGCCGTGGTGTGCGCCGCGCCGGAGACCATGCCGTCCGCCAGGCCGAGCTGCACCATGAGCGTGCCGAAGTACGACACCGAGGACACGATCTCCCGGGCGCGCTCGACGGTCATGCCCTTGTGCTTGCGCATCTCGGTGTACTCGGCGGCGAACCGCTCCAGCAGGTCGCCCGACTTCGGGTCCACGACCTTCGCGGCGGCCAGGTTGAGGCCGAGCTCGGTGGCGCGGGCACGGATGGCGGCCTCGTCGCCGAGGATCGTCAGGTCCGCGACCTCGCGCTGCAGCAGGGTGGAGGCGGCGCGCAGGATGCGGTCGTCGTTGCCCTCGGGGAGCACGATGTGCTTGCGGTCGGAGCGGGCCCGGTCCAGCAGCTCGTACTCGAACATCAGCGGGGTGACGACGTCGGGCGCCGGGACCTCGAGGGCGGCCAGCGCCTCCTCCGCGTCCGTGTGCTTCTCGAACAGGGCCAGGGCGGTGTCGACCTTGCGCTGCGAGTCGGCCGACAGCCGGCCGCGGGTGTTGCCCGCCGCGCTCGCGGAGCGGAAGGTGCCCAGGCCGGTGCGGATCAGCGGCAGGCGGCTGCCGAGGCCGTCGACCAGCCGGCTGACGATCGCCGGCGGCTCGAAGCCGCCGTTGAGGATGACGCCGGACAGGGACGGGAAGCCCTCGGCGGTGTGCGCCATGAGCAGGCCGAGCAGGATGTCCGAGCGGTCGCCCGGCACGATGACGACGACGCCGTCGGACAGCCGCTCCAGCAGGTGCTCGACCGACATCGCGCCCACCAGCAGCTCGGTGGCCTCGCGGGACAGCAGCTGCTCGTCGCCGCCGATGAGCTCGCCCTCCACGGCCTCCATGAGCTGGCGGACGGTGGGGGCCACGAGGAACGGGTCCTCCGGCAGCGCCCACGCGGTGGCGCGGGTGGCGAGCTCGGCGCGCACCGCGTCCACGTCCTCGGGGGCGCAGCGGTTCGCGACGATGGCGACGACCTGGGCGTGCCCGGCCTCGAGCTCGGCGGCGGCGACCTCGGCGACCTGGCGCACCTCCTCGGGCGTGCGGCCCTGGCCCTTGACGCAGAGCAGCACGGGGGCGCCGAGGTTCGCGGCGATCCGGGCGTTGAACCCGAGCTCCGCGGGGCCGGCGATGTCGGTGTAGTCGGTGCCGACGATGACGACGACGTCGCAGGCGCGGGCCATCGCGTGGTACCGCTGCACGATGGTGGCGAGCGCCGCCTCCGGGTCGGCGTGCACGGCCTCGTAGGTGGTGCCGATGCAGTCCTCGTAGCCGAGGTCCACGCCGTCGTGGGACAGCAGCAGCTCGAGGACGTAGTCGGGGGTCTCGGTGGACCGGGCGATGGGCCGGAAGACGCCGACCTTCTGCACGGTGCGGGTCAGCAGGTCGACCAGACCGAGTGCGACGGTCGACTTCCCGGTGTCCCCCTCGGGGGACGTGACGTAGATGCTGCGGGCCACGGGTGAGGCTTCTTCCTTCTCGGGGTGACCGGGGTCTCCGGATCAGGTGGTGGGATGAATTCTGCCGGACGCCGGCCGGCCCGAGTGCCGTCAGGCCGGTGACGGTGGCCACCAGGAGCGCCTCCCGGCCGCTGCGCGGCCCGTCCCCATGACCAAGGTCCTGGACGACCGATGGCCCGCACCGGGGGGGGTGCGGGCCATCGGCCGCTACTGACTACTCGTTGTCGCCGCCGGTCGACACCGTGGCGTTCTGCTGCGGGCCGCCGACCTCGGTGCCGGTCTCGCCCGCGTCCGGCCAGACCCAGTCGCGGACCTCGGGGATGTCCTCCCCGTGCTCCCGGGTGTACTCGTGGGCCCGGAGCCGGGCGTCCACCATGCGCTGACGCAGGCCGGCGTACTTCGACCCGAGCGACGGCGTCTGGTCGATGACGTCGATCACCAGGTGGTACCGGTCCAGGTCGTTGAGCATGACCATGTCGAACGGCGTGGTGGTCGTGCCCTCCTCCTTGTACCCCCGCACGTGGATGTTCTTGTGCCCCTTGCGGCGGTACGTCAGGCGGTGGATCAGCCACGGGTAGCCGTGGTACGCGAACACGATCGGCTTGTCCGTCGTGAACAGCGTGTTGAAGTCGCGGTCCGACAGGCCGTGCGGGTGCTCCCGCTCGTCCTGCAGCCGCATGAGGTCCACGACGTTGACCACGCGGACCTTGAGGTGCGGCAGCTCGCGGCGCAGGATGTCGGCCGCGGCCAGGACCTCCAGCGTCGGGACGTCGCCCGCGCAGCCCAGGACGACGTCCGGGTCCTCGCCCTCGACCTCGGTGCCGGCCCAGTCCCAGATGCCCAGGCCGCGGGTGCAGTGCGCCACGGCCTCGTCCATCGTGAGGAAGTTCGGCGCGGGCTGCTTGCCGGACACCACGACGTTGACGTACTGCCGGCTGCGCAGGCAGTGGTCGTACGTCGACAGCAGGGTGTTCGCGTCCGGCGGCAGGTACACCCGGACGATCTCGGCCTTCTTGTTGACCACGTGGTCGATGAAGCCCGGGTCCTGGTGGCTGAAGCCGTTGTGGTCCTGGCGCCACACGTGGCTGGACAGCAGGTAGTTCAGCGACGCGATCGGTCGGCGCCACGGGATGTGGTTCGTGACCTTCAGCCACTTGGCGTGCTGGTTGAACATCGAGTCGACGATGTGGATGAACGCCTCGTAGCTGGTGATCAGGCCGTGGCGCCCGGTCAGGAGGTAGCCCTCCAGCCAGCCCTGGCACTGGTGCTCCGAGAGCATCTCCACCACACGGCCCATGCGGGCCAGGTGGTCGTCGATGTCGGTCGGCAGGTACTCGGCGTTCCACTGCTTGTCGGTCACGTCGAAGACGGCCTGCAGGCGGTTGGACGCGGTCTCGTCCGGGCCGAAGATCCGGAAGTTGTCGGGGTTCCGGCGGATGACCTCCGTCAGGTACACGCCGAGCTGGCGGGTGGCCTCGGAGATCGAGCCGCCCGGGACGGGGACGTCGACCGCGAAGTCGCGGAAGTCCGGCAGGCGGAGGTCCTTGAGGAGCAGGCCGCCGTTCGCGTGCGGGTTGTCGCTCATCCGCAGCGTCCCCGACGGGGCGAGCGCGGTGATGTCCTCGATCACGGTGCCGTTCGCGTCGAACAGCTCCTCCGGCCGGTACGACCTGAGCCAGCCCTCGAGGACCTGCAGGTGCTCGTCGGTGTCGCGGGCGCTGGCCAGGGGGACCTGGTGCGAGCGCCACGACGCCTCGACCTGCTTGCCGTCGATGACGGGCGGGCAGGTCCAGCCCTTCGGGGTCTTGAAGATGATCATCGGCCAGGCCGGGCGGGACTCGTCGCCCGCGGCGGCGCGCGCCTTGATCTCGGCGATCTCGTCGAGCACGACGTCCAGCAGCTCGGCGAACCGGGCGTGCACGGCCGCGTGGTCCTCGCCGTCGAAGCCGCCGACGAACAGGTGCGGCTTGTGGCCGTACCCGCGCATGAGGTCGAGCAGCTCGGACTCGGGGATGCGCGCGAGGACGGTCGGGTTCGCGATCTTG contains:
- a CDS encoding acetate/propionate family kinase, with amino-acid sequence MNHVLVINSGSSSIKYQLVDVTSGDALASGIVERIGLEVGKVKHEGPSGETVLEQAVPDHETGMRLVLDLFEQQGPQIREEDLTAVGHRIVQGGDVFDGPAVIDDEVLAQIDALSPLAPLHNPANVEGVKAARHAFPNVPHVAVFDTAFHRTMPPAAYTYAIDQEVAQQYKIRRYGAHGTSHLYVSRATAEYLGRPVEELNTIVLHLGNGASASAVRGGACIDTSMGLTPLEGLVMGTRSGDIDPAVLFHLARVGGYSIDDLDELLNRKSGMLGLSGYTDMRDVHDAVAAGDERVKTALDVYYHRIKGYVGKYYAELGHVDVITFTAGIGENDDIVRLNALQGLERLGIQVDPERNAGRKKQPTVISPDGAEVTVLVIPTNEELEIARQSVATIA
- the pta gene encoding phosphate acetyltransferase; the encoded protein is MARSIYVTSPEGDTGKSTVALGLVDLLTRTVQKVGVFRPIARSTETPDYVLELLLSHDGVDLGYEDCIGTTYEAVHADPEAALATIVQRYHAMARACDVVVIVGTDYTDIAGPAELGFNARIAANLGAPVLLCVKGQGRTPEEVRQVAEVAAAELEAGHAQVVAIVANRCAPEDVDAVRAELATRATAWALPEDPFLVAPTVRQLMEAVEGELIGGDEQLLSREATELLVGAMSVEHLLERLSDGVVVIVPGDRSDILLGLLMAHTAEGFPSLSGVILNGGFEPPAIVSRLVDGLGSRLPLIRTGLGTFRSASAAGNTRGRLSADSQRKVDTALALFEKHTDAEEALAALEVPAPDVVTPLMFEYELLDRARSDRKHIVLPEGNDDRILRAASTLLQREVADLTILGDEAAIRARATELGLNLAAAKVVDPKSGDLLERFAAEYTEMRKHKGMTVERAREIVSSVSYFGTLMVQLGLADGMVSGAAHTTAHTIKPSFEIIKTVPGTSVVSSVFLMCLEDRVLVYGDCAVNPDPTAEQLADIAISSAATAAQFGIEPRIAMLSYSTGMSGSGADVDKVRTATELVRERRPDLNVEGPIQYDAAVDASVAKTKMPDSDVAGRATVFVFPDLNTGNNTYKAVQRSAGAVAVGPVLQGLRKPVNDLSRGALVQDIVNTVAITAIQAQAMGATPEGSK
- a CDS encoding phosphoketolase; protein product: MTTTTAALETWRAGSGQPVSEETLRRIDAWWRAANYLSVGQIYLLDNPLLQEPLTRDHVKPRLLGHWGTTPGLNFLYAHLNRVIAEREQSTMYITGPGHGGPGLVASAYLDGTYSEVYSDITQDAEGVRRLFRQFSFPGGIPSHVAPETPGSIHEGGELGYALSHAYGAAFDNPDLLVAAVVGDGEAETGPLATSWHSNKFIDPAKDGVVLPILHLNGYKIANPTVLARIPESELLDLMRGYGHKPHLFVGGFDGEDHAAVHARFAELLDVVLDEIAEIKARAAAGDESRPAWPMIIFKTPKGWTCPPVIDGKQVEASWRSHQVPLASARDTDEHLQVLEGWLRSYRPEELFDANGTVIEDITALAPSGTLRMSDNPHANGGLLLKDLRLPDFRDFAVDVPVPGGSISEATRQLGVYLTEVIRRNPDNFRIFGPDETASNRLQAVFDVTDKQWNAEYLPTDIDDHLARMGRVVEMLSEHQCQGWLEGYLLTGRHGLITSYEAFIHIVDSMFNQHAKWLKVTNHIPWRRPIASLNYLLSSHVWRQDHNGFSHQDPGFIDHVVNKKAEIVRVYLPPDANTLLSTYDHCLRSRQYVNVVVSGKQPAPNFLTMDEAVAHCTRGLGIWDWAGTEVEGEDPDVVLGCAGDVPTLEVLAAADILRRELPHLKVRVVNVVDLMRLQDEREHPHGLSDRDFNTLFTTDKPIVFAYHGYPWLIHRLTYRRKGHKNIHVRGYKEEGTTTTPFDMVMLNDLDRYHLVIDVIDQTPSLGSKYAGLRQRMVDARLRAHEYTREHGEDIPEVRDWVWPDAGETGTEVGGPQQNATVSTGGDNE